The genomic interval CTATTTGATCAGGACCCGGCCTGAACATGGCGGACATGATTGGCTGATTCGTTATCAGAACAACCAGATCTTGCCGGACACAAAGAGTGAGTTTTCATGCTTCACTTTTTTGTCCGGCACCAGAGTCATTCCGCTTATAAGCGCATTTCGATACCAGCGGCAGCCATATGCTCCTTGGCCTGATGAATGGAATATTCTGCGAAGTGGAAAATACTCGCTGCCAATACGGCATCTGCCCCACCCTGCAGCACACCATCCACCAGATGATCCAGGTTGCCGACGCCACCGGATGCAATCAGAGGGATTTTAACCTGCTCAGTAATGCGACGATTAAGTTCGTTGTCAAAACCATTCTTGGTGCCATCGCGATCCATGCTGGTCAGCAGAATTTCACCGGCCCCAAACTGATCCATCTTGACCGCCCATTCAATCGCATCGATACCTGTGGCGTTGCGACCGCCGTGGGTGAAAATCTCCCAGCGTTCGTCATCCACTTTTTTGGCATCTATCGCAACCACAATACATTGTGCGCCGAATCGTTCTGATGCTGCGCGAACAAAGTCCGGATCCTTAACCGCAGCAGAGTTGATGGACACTTTATCCGCCCCGGCATTCAACATGTTGCGGATATCATCGAGCGTTCGAATTCCTCCTCCAACCGTCAACGGAATGAAGACTTCACCGGCAATGGCTTTCACGGTTTCGATCATGGTATCGCGGCCCTCATGAGTCGCCGTGATATCAAGCATGGTAATTTCATCCGCACCTTCAGCATTGTAACGGCGCGCCACTTCCACCGGGTCTCCGGCATCTCGGATATCGACAAAGTTGACCCCTTTGACCACCCGGCCATTATCGACATCCAGACATGGAATAATTCTTTTTGCCAGTGCCATACTCAGTTACCTGCCTGTTGATCACAATACTGTTGAGCCTCAGCGACATCCAGCGAGCCTTCGTAAATTGCCCGGCCGGTAATCGCACCACAAATGCCGCGCCCCGCCACCGTTACCAAGCGTCTGATGTCATCCATATTGGTAACACCACCAGAGGCGATGACCGGAATACCCCCGGCCTCAGCCACTTCCACGGTGGCCTCAACGTTGACGCCCTGCATCATGCCGTCACGGCTGATATCGGTGTAGACAATGGCACTGACGCCATTACTGGCAAACTGCCTGGCCAGATCGGTCGCCTTGACAGTCGATACATCATCCCAGCCTTCTGTCGCCACCATGCCGTTTTTGGCATCGATCCCGACAATGATATGACCGGCAAAACGAGCACAGGCCTGTTGGACAAATTCAGGCTGCTTGACCGCCTGTGTGCCAATGATGCAGTAACTCACACCGGCAGCAAGATATTGTTCAATGGTATCCAGAGAGCGGATGCCGCCACCGATCTGAATCGGCAAATCCGGATATTTACGGGCAATCGCGGTTACCACCTCAGCATGGACCGGCTTGCCTTCAAAGGCACCATTCAGATCCACCAGATGTAATCGTCGACAGCCAGCCTCAACCCAACGGCTGGCCATGGCCACCGGATCATCACCAAATACCGTGGAGTCATCCATCCGCCCCTGTTTGAGGCGGACACATTTTCCATCTTTTAAATCTATTGCGGGAATAATCAGCATAATGGTTCCTGAAATTAGAGAGTGCCGTCCCAGGCCAGAAAATTACTTAGCAGTTGCAAGCCGGCAGTGGACGATTTTTCCGGGTGAAACTGTGTGGCAGCGATGTTATCGCGGAAGATTACGGCATCGAACGGCAGGCCGTAATTGCATGTACCGGCCACTTCGTTTTCATCATCACATTCAACATAGTAACTATGGACGAAATAAAAACGGCTGCCATCGGCGATATTGTTCCATAACGGGTGCGGCTCGCGCTGGAACACATTGTTCCATCCCATATGTGGAACCTTCAGGGCCTGACCGTTTTCATCGAATATTTCACCAAAGTGGTGGACTTGCCCGGCGAAGAATCCCAGACAATCAACTCCACCGTTTTCATCGGAATGGTCCATGAACGTCTGCATACCAATACATATCCCCAGAACGGGTTTGTTCTTCATGGCTTCAGCGATAACCTGACCCAGCTCCAGCCGCAGAATCTCACCGACACAGTCGCGAATCGCACCGACACCTGGAACGATGACATGATCACAGCTCAAAATGGTCCTGGCATCGCTGGTGACCACTACTTTCGTTTCGGGGCTCACATGCTGCAG from Gynuella sunshinyii YC6258 carries:
- the hisF gene encoding imidazole glycerol phosphate synthase subunit HisF yields the protein MALAKRIIPCLDVDNGRVVKGVNFVDIRDAGDPVEVARRYNAEGADEITMLDITATHEGRDTMIETVKAIAGEVFIPLTVGGGIRTLDDIRNMLNAGADKVSINSAAVKDPDFVRAASERFGAQCIVVAIDAKKVDDERWEIFTHGGRNATGIDAIEWAVKMDQFGAGEILLTSMDRDGTKNGFDNELNRRITEQVKIPLIASGGVGNLDHLVDGVLQGGADAVLAASIFHFAEYSIHQAKEHMAAAGIEMRL
- the hisA gene encoding 1-(5-phosphoribosyl)-5-[(5-phosphoribosylamino)methylideneamino]imidazole-4-carboxamide isomerase is translated as MLIIPAIDLKDGKCVRLKQGRMDDSTVFGDDPVAMASRWVEAGCRRLHLVDLNGAFEGKPVHAEVVTAIARKYPDLPIQIGGGIRSLDTIEQYLAAGVSYCIIGTQAVKQPEFVQQACARFAGHIIVGIDAKNGMVATEGWDDVSTVKATDLARQFASNGVSAIVYTDISRDGMMQGVNVEATVEVAEAGGIPVIASGGVTNMDDIRRLVTVAGRGICGAITGRAIYEGSLDVAEAQQYCDQQAGN
- the hisH gene encoding imidazole glycerol phosphate synthase subunit HisH; amino-acid sequence: MTSKSVAVIDYGMGNLHSAAKALQHVSPETKVVVTSDARTILSCDHVIVPGVGAIRDCVGEILRLELGQVIAEAMKNKPVLGICIGMQTFMDHSDENGGVDCLGFFAGQVHHFGEIFDENGQALKVPHMGWNNVFQREPHPLWNNIADGSRFYFVHSYYVECDDENEVAGTCNYGLPFDAVIFRDNIAATQFHPEKSSTAGLQLLSNFLAWDGTL